The Phacochoerus africanus isolate WHEZ1 chromosome 3, ROS_Pafr_v1, whole genome shotgun sequence genome window below encodes:
- the TP53TG5 gene encoding TP53-target gene 5 protein, with product MSPSAKKRPKNRVASKTQDEEPQDKTQQPVSKVIERNRLKMVLKNLSLLKLFKSSNPRIQELHNLAKRYWNSLLRVPRILGISSGGHPTRQRWPVLSQAPLSWLQSNLLGLAGGPGPRPALLTAVPLPARNDDVQEKGEQKNKELQEAGGPSQKLDSKNLGPIVESKLWKPKVASGKRHMAQEAVPQKEQRMEPEVPMTSKGHGLTTGPGAWGRQPPTGDHGVVLLKTQQKRAPAKDMEQLEAAHQWRWFEGLPTRVHLPGPRVMCRSSALRWVKRCCTRFCSASLELPMVHPYKV from the exons ATGAGTCCATCCGCAAAGAAGAGGCCCAAGAATAGAGTGGCTTCCAAG ACGCAAGATGAGGAACCACAGGACAAGACACAGCAGCCTGTCAGCAAAGTAATTGAGCGGAACCGACTGAAAATG GTGTTAAAAAACCTGTCGCTCTTGAAGCTGTTCAAGAGCTCAAACCCTCGGATTCAAGAACTGCATAACCTGGCCAAGAGGTATTGGAATTCACTGCTCAGAGTTCCGAGGATCCTCGGGATCTCCTCCGG TGGGCACCCAACCAGACAGAGGTGGCCAGTATTATCCCAG GCTCCCCTGAGCTGGCTGCAGAGCAACCTTCTCGGGCTGGCTGGAGGACCAGGGCCTCGGCCTGCTCTGCTGACTGCTGTTCCTCTCCCTGCCAGGAATGATGACGTCCAGGAGAAAGgggaacaaaagaacaaagagcTCCAGGAGGCTGGGGGCCCCAGCCAGAAACTGGACTCCAAGAACTTAGGGCCCATAGTGGAGTCTAAGTTGTGGAAGCCCAAGGTGGCATCGGGGAAGAGGCACATGGCACAGGAAGCAGTGCCACAGAAAGAGCAGCGGATGGAGCCTGAGGTCCCGATGACATCGAAGGGTCATGGCCTGACCACTGGCCCTGGAGCCTGGGGGAGGCAACCGCCCACTGGGGACCACGGAGTTGTCCTCCTGAAGACCCAGCAGAAGAGAGCTCCTGCAAAGGACATGGAGCAGCTAGAAGCAGCTCACCAGTGGAGATGGTTTGAGGGGCTGCCCACCCGAGTCCACCTCCCAGGGCCCCGGGTGATGTGCAGGTCCTCCGCCCTGCGCTGGGTCAAGCGCTGCTGCACCCGCTTCTGCTCAGCATCACTTGAGTTGCCTATGGTCCATCCATACAAGGTGTGA
- the SYS1 gene encoding protein SYS1 homolog isoform X1, producing MAGQFRSYVWDPLLILSQIVLMQTVYYGSLGLWLALVDGLMRSSPSLDQMFDSEILGFSTPPGRLSTMSFVLNAPTCALGLLYFIRRGKQCLDFTVTVHFFHLLGCWFYSSRFPSALTWWLVQAVCIALMAVIGEYLCMRSELKEIPLNSAPKSNV from the exons ATGGCGGGCCAGTTCCGCAGCTACGTGTGGGACCCGTTGCTGATCCTGTCACAGATCGTCCTCATGCAGACTGTCTATTACGGCTCGCTAGGCCTGTGGCTGGCGCTGGTGGACGGGCTGATGCGCAGCAGCCCCTCGCTGGACCAGATGTTCGACTCCGAG ATCCTGGGCTTTTCCACCCCTCCAGGCCGGCTCTCCACCATGTCCTTCGTCCTCAACGCCCCCACCTG TGCCCTGGGCTTGCTGTACTTCATCCGGCGAGGGAAGCAGTGTCTGGATTTCACTGTCACTGTCCATTTCTTTCACCTCCTGGGCTGCTGGTTCTACAGCTCCCGTTTCCCCTCGGCGCTGACCTGGTGGCTGGTCCAGGCCGTGTGCATTGCGCTCATGGCCGTCATCGGGGAGTACCTGTGCATGCGGTCGGAGCTCAAGGAGATCCCCCTCAACTCGGCCCCTAAGTCCAATGTCTAG
- the SYS1 gene encoding protein SYS1 homolog isoform X2, translating to MAGQFRSYVWDPLLILSQIVLMQTVYYGSLGLWLALVDGLMRSSPSLDQMFDSEILGFSTPPGRLSTMSFVLNAPTWS from the exons ATGGCGGGCCAGTTCCGCAGCTACGTGTGGGACCCGTTGCTGATCCTGTCACAGATCGTCCTCATGCAGACTGTCTATTACGGCTCGCTAGGCCTGTGGCTGGCGCTGGTGGACGGGCTGATGCGCAGCAGCCCCTCGCTGGACCAGATGTTCGACTCCGAG ATCCTGGGCTTTTCCACCCCTCCAGGCCGGCTCTCCACCATGTCCTTCGTCCTCAACGCCCCCACCTG